The Phormidium sp. PBR-2020 DNA segment GCAACAGGCAAGAGGCAATAGATACCCCTCCCTATCCGACCTGTCCCCCGAGACTCTCTAGTTCCCCTACTGCCTGTTTTCCCTACTGCCTAATGCCTAGGGCGACCACCTAGGGCGCGCCACTTGCGGTACGCCCCTACGTTGTTTCTGTTCCCTGTTCCCTGTTCCCTGTTCCCTGTTCCTCCTCAATGTCCGACACCAACGCCATCCTACGGCAACTCCCCATTATCGTCGGGTCTCTCGGCGGGACTCTGCTGCTCGTAAATCGTCTCTTAACCGACAATCTAACCACCTGGCAAGTGCGTTCAGATGTCTTAGGGGCGATCGTGTGTGCTGTCCTGATTTTGACGGGATTACTCTGGCAACGGGTGCAACCCAAACCCCCAGATTCGGTCATGTTGCAGGGAGAAGAGGGTTTAGAATTAGACCCCGAGTTACCCGAAACCGTGCAGCGAGAGTTAGCCTGGTCTTCTCAGTTATTACTAACCAACACCGTCACCAAAACCCTAGTGGTGTGGTATCAGGGACGAGTCCTGATGCGCCGTGGCATTCTAGCAGAACAGACTACCGTGGAGTTAGGGGCGATCGCCCAACGGGCCCTACAAACCCAAAAACCCATCTATCTCGTTAAACTAGACCTCTACCCCGGTCGCATTGAATTTAATTATTTACCAACCAACACACAAGGGGTAATTTGTCAACCCATTGGCGCTGAAGGGTTAATGATTTTAGGAGCCAACGCACCGCGCAGTTACACCAAACAAGATGAAACCTGGATTGCCGGAATTGCCGAAAAGTTATCGGACACCCTACAACGTCAGCTTGGCACAACGAGTCATGGATAGAGCAACCCCCCCTCCCCTCGATGGGAGGAGAGAGTTCCCCTGCCTCTTTGTCTCTCTTTCTCGGTGTCCTCTGTGACTCTGTGGTTCTCCCCCTCCCCATCCCCATGAAACCCTCTCGGGTCAACACTCGACTCCTGCTGCTACTCTTCGGAGGAAGCCTATTACGGCTGCTTACCCTGGGGGACAAAGCCCTATGGCTCGATGAAGTGCTAACCGCCCTCTTTAGCTTCGGGCGAGAGATGGCCGATATTCCCCAGGGTCAATTTTTCTCCGTCTCAGAACTGCCCCTACACCTGAGTCTCAACCCCGAAGCAAGCTGTCAGGAAATCGCCATAACCCTGGCCCGTGAGTCGACCCACCCGCCACTATTTTTCTGCTGGCTTCAGCAGTGGTTGCGGCTGTTAGCCCCCCTAGGATTATCCTTGGCCGATGAGTTGCGATCGCTGCCGGCCCTCTTGGGAGTGCTGCTGATTGGGACGATGTATTGGCTCAATCGCCTGGCCCTATCCCCCCAAGCCGGACTCCTGACGGCGGGGTTGGTGGCGGTGTCTCCTTTTGCCGTCTATCTCTCTCAAGAAGCTCGCCACTATACCCTGCCCTTGCTGCTGATTAGTCTTAGTTTAGGGGCCTTGCTGTCTTGGATTCGTTGCCGTTTGGGCGATCGCCCCCTCAACGTCGGCACTCGCCCTCTCTGGGTCATCTGCCATAGTATTGGCCTCTATAGCCATTACTTCATGGCGATCGCCTATCTGGCCCAAATGGCGACCTATATCACCCTACGTCTGGGCTGGAACCGTCTCAGTTGGACTCACTCATCAACACCAACGCCTCACCGCTTCTCCAAATCGGACTTGGCAGATCTGATAACGTTGACGCTGCCGGGCCTGCTCTTTCTCCCCTGGCTCTCTCAACTGAGTCAACATCTGCAACGCTCAGAAACGGACTGGTTCCAACCCTTTGAACCCAGTTGGACGGATCATCTCGCCCCCCTGGGGCAAACCCTAGCCAGTTGGGTGGTGATGTGGGTTACCCTTCCCATCGAACAACAACCCTGGGCGATCGCCATCCCCAGTGGACTAGCCATGCTGGGCATCACCGCCTGGCTGGCCCGGATGACATGGCAGGGAGGAGAACGGCTGTGGTCTGAAAAATCCCGCCGCCTACCGCTACTGCTGTTTCTCCTCGTCACCGCTTGGACGCTGCTCGGATTTGCCATCCTCGTCTATGGCTTCGGGAAAGATATCACAGTCGCCCCACGCTATCACTTTGTCTATTATCCCAGCCTCTGTGCCTTAGTGGCTGCTGCTCTCAGCCGCCATGACTCCCGGAAAATTCCGGCGATCGCCCTGGTGGTCGGCCTAATCAGTAGCCTCGTAGTGATTTCCGGTTTCGCCTTTGAGAAACCCTATCAGCCTCGTCACATTGCCCAACAACTGACGCGATCGGCCTCCATCCCCTTAGAAGTGGTTATCGGCTATGAAAACAGCCAAGAAATCGCCCTAGGGCTAAGTTTTGCCCTCGAACTCCCTCCCCCAACTCAAATGGCGTTCCTCAGTCGTCAACAGGGCTATGAACAAACCTGGCAGCATCTGGCCCAACTGCCCCACTCAGTCCAAGTCCCAGACACCCCCTCCTCGGCCGCTGAATGGGATTTATGGATTATCGCCCCAGGATTACGGGAAGCCGAATATCCGCCACAGCTACTGCGTCAAGGGTTAGGGTGCGATCGCATCCCCGATGAATATTACCGTCTCGGGATTCCCTACCAACGGTATCACTGTCAGCATCCTGGAGTCTGATTAGAATAGAAGGGAGAGCCTAGGGCCTGCACCCGATTTAACTATGTTTGTTCAAAAATCCTCTTATGAAAACGCGATCGCTCGCTATTGCGACACGCCAGACACTCTGGAGTTGCTGCGACAACATCGCCCGTACCTAGAGGCGATTCCCAGTCTGCGGCGGCCAGACGAGAGCCTAATTTTACTGCCCTTCCCCTTGGTGCGGTTACGAGAACCCCTCAGTCAACGGGGTTTAAGTGGCCTAGATATTCGTGCCGGAGAAACGGTGTGTTTGCCCTGTGAGTTGGGAATCATCATGTGTGAACCCGATTGGCAGGTGAAAGTCGGGGTCGAGATTTTCATCCTCATTCACCGCCCCCAGGAAGACTTCTCGGATTTACTGCTACGCTGGCGACAAACTCAAGTGTTGCTCGATCGCGGCTATGAATGGGTCATGCCCTATCGCTATCGTCACATTTACAGTGAAGCTGCTCAACGAATTTTTCCCCTGTTTGTTCTCTTTGAAGAAACGCCGCTCCATATCAAACGAGGGTTAGAGGGCGCGTGTCTTCCCTATGTCATCGAACCCAGCCCGGTTCAGGAGTCAGAGTTGGAAGAGGAACTATTTTCGACGGAAAGCCCCATGTTGTAGTCTGGCGGAGTCTGGCTGGTTTTCGCCGCCAGATTCAGGCTCTAGGCTCGCAGCAATTTTCATTTAATGGAACTTGCTGGGATTTAGGTCCACTGGTTGACAAAAGGGAAAAAAAGATTAAGGTGGCAGAATCATAAAGATTAACGTGGCAGAATAAAGGTTACCCAGGTTCTCCCAGCGTTTGAGGGAGAGCAAGCGGCCTTCAAGCCGTTGCGGCCGCGAGCGAGCGATACGGTACTTTCTCTGAGGTCTCCAAAACTGCCAGGTGAGTCCTCGCGACAATACTACATTCTTATCTTCACAACTAATCCAAGTTCATGCCTAAGGTATCCCGCCGGCATTTTGTCCAGGTAGCAAGTGGAACACTGGCTACTCTTGGTCTTCATGGGACTCAACTGCTACAACATCGGAAGGTGCTTGCCCAGCCGACGTCTCGCAGGCTTGGGCTGGTTATTGGTATCAATGCTTATGTCGATGCGCCTCTCTATGGCTGTGTGAATGATGCGATTTTGCAGCGGCAATTGCTGATTCACCGATTTGGATTCAATCCCCGTGATGTGGTGATGCTGCTTGACCAACAGGCCACCCGTCAAGGCATTCTCGATGCGATCGAGGACCATCTGATTGACCAGGCCAAACCAGGGGATATCGTGGTTGTTCACTTCTCTGGGCATGGCTCCCTCGTCCATGATCTAGATCCGATTTGCGTCAATCCTAGGACAGGAGAGGGAATGGCTGGAACCCTAGTACCTGTAGATGGAACTTTACCCAGGATAGGGGAGGCACGAGAGGGAGTGGTTCCCGATATTATGGGGCACACTCTATTTCTACTCATGTCGGCTATTCAAACGGATCATTTAACCGTAGTTTTAGACAGTTGTTATGCCGGTGCCGCTACCCGCGATGATGTACGGGTGAGGGCACGAGAGGGGGGCGAGGGGGGCGATCGGATCACCATCTCGCATCAGGAGAAGGCTTATCAAGATAGGTGGCTTGCTCATTTTGGCTGGTCGCGGGAGGAATTTGTGGAGCAATATCAACAAGGAGTGGCAAGGGGGGTCGTGTTGGCAGCAACGCAAAACCACCAACTGGCTATTGATGAACAGTTGAATGGTTTTGTAGCGGGGGCATTTTCATATCGTTTGACCCAGCATTTGTGGCAGCAAGATGGTACACCTGACCATGTCCTTGCAGAAATCCAGCAGCAAATCCCTGAGAACTATCGCCAGCAGCCGAAGCTGGAAGTTGCTGTGGGCAGTGACTATGGACAACGGCCCCTTTATTTTGTGGAAAATCCGAATGCCATTGGTCACGCTTTAGTGATTGAACAAGAGGGCGATCGCGTTCGGTTGCTCTTGGTGGGAATCGATCCGGGAACTGTGAGGGCCGGGACAATTTTTGTTAACCCAGATTCTCAAAGGAGGGTAACTGTTGGCACAAGGGACGGATTAATTGCGATTGGTCAAACAACAGGATCAATTGCGATCGGAGCAGTGTTGACGTTAGGGGAAGACTGAGGGAGGGAGGTCAAACTGATAGCCTGACATCAAGCTCCGATCAAGTTTTTGTAAGGGCTGATATGGAAGTCATCCTGGATCAGCTAGAGAGTTAACGATAGGGTAACGTGACCAATGGATCGCACTTGGATCGGAATGTGGAGATACTTATGGTGAGTCGAAAACGATTTTTCAAGAGAGAACACCGCTACATGGGGCTGCTACTGAGTGTGGTTTTTGCTACTGCGACCAGTACCCCCATTCACGCCCAACCCCAAATTCCTCTATTGTCTCAGTCACTACTTACGACAACCCCTAGTCCATCAGAAGCACAGCCCTCCAGACAAGCATTTGGTGGACAAGTTGCTGTATTTTTGGGGCATAAGGATACAATCACCAGTGCCGAATTCAGCCCCGATGGTCAACGCATCTTGACTGCTGCCTCTTTTGATAAAACTGCCCGATTATGGGATCTTCAAGGAAATCTCTTAGCTGTCTTGCAAGGGCATGAACGTTTGATTTACAGTGCTACTTTTAGTCCTGACGGTCGGTATATATTGACTAATGGTGGCGATAGAACTGCCCGTTTGTGGGACAGCCAAGGTAATTCTCTCGCTGTCTTACGGGGACAGAATCGTTCTTATGCAAGTGCTGTATTTAGCCCCAATGGTCAGCATATTTTGACTAACAGCGAAGGTAAAACTGCCCGCTTATGGGATCTCCAAGGTAATATCCTGGCTGTTCTACGGGGGCACGATAGTCAAATTAGAAGTGCTGTATTTAGCCCCGATGGTCAGCATATTCTGACTGCCAGCCTAGATAAAACTGCTCGGTTATGGAA contains these protein-coding regions:
- a CDS encoding cofactor assembly of complex C subunit B, producing the protein MSDTNAILRQLPIIVGSLGGTLLLVNRLLTDNLTTWQVRSDVLGAIVCAVLILTGLLWQRVQPKPPDSVMLQGEEGLELDPELPETVQRELAWSSQLLLTNTVTKTLVVWYQGRVLMRRGILAEQTTVELGAIAQRALQTQKPIYLVKLDLYPGRIEFNYLPTNTQGVICQPIGAEGLMILGANAPRSYTKQDETWIAGIAEKLSDTLQRQLGTTSHG
- a CDS encoding caspase family protein; the encoded protein is MPKVSRRHFVQVASGTLATLGLHGTQLLQHRKVLAQPTSRRLGLVIGINAYVDAPLYGCVNDAILQRQLLIHRFGFNPRDVVMLLDQQATRQGILDAIEDHLIDQAKPGDIVVVHFSGHGSLVHDLDPICVNPRTGEGMAGTLVPVDGTLPRIGEAREGVVPDIMGHTLFLLMSAIQTDHLTVVLDSCYAGAATRDDVRVRAREGGEGGDRITISHQEKAYQDRWLAHFGWSREEFVEQYQQGVARGVVLAATQNHQLAIDEQLNGFVAGAFSYRLTQHLWQQDGTPDHVLAEIQQQIPENYRQQPKLEVAVGSDYGQRPLYFVENPNAIGHALVIEQEGDRVRLLLVGIDPGTVRAGTIFVNPDSQRRVTVGTRDGLIAIGQTTGSIAIGAVLTLGED